A region from the Vicingaceae bacterium genome encodes:
- the gapA2 gene encoding glyceraldehyde-3-phosphate dehydrogenase: protein MATELKSAVSFDKTLADWVSKEQAAVELINAIGSLLYTKSVELVLFRNHLVDQSVSEVLNLHKYAAEVVKKPISIFDTAELAKSMCALDLAPSKIDIGKLAAEWMEEKNNYASKKEFLENKLKNFIGNVDFKLTPKDVVLFGFGRIGRICARELIKQAGKGQQLRLRAIVTRGNSDEEICKRAALLRMDSVHGPFKGQVDIDLENKCLIINGQIVHMIAANNPEDINYEDYGIHDALLIDNTGVFKDRNALSRHLQAKGIEKVILTAPGKEVPNIVYGVNHKSLDIEKEKIFSAASCTTNAIVPVLKVINDFFGIEKGHIETVHAYTNDQNLLDNYHKKTRRGRSAAINMVITETGAGKAVTKAIPELEGKLTANAVRVPVPNGSLAILSLTLNRTTNKEEINGVLRKASLEGELVNQIFYSYEEELVSSDIIGNPCSSVFDSPATIVHPDGKNVVLYVWYDNEYGYTKQVIRLAKHVAKVRRLIYY, encoded by the coding sequence ATGGCAACAGAACTTAAATCGGCGGTTTCTTTCGACAAAACATTGGCTGATTGGGTCAGCAAAGAACAAGCTGCTGTTGAACTAATCAATGCCATCGGTTCATTACTTTATACCAAATCGGTAGAATTGGTTTTATTTAGAAATCATCTTGTGGATCAAAGTGTTTCGGAGGTACTCAATCTTCATAAATATGCTGCCGAAGTGGTGAAAAAACCTATTTCCATTTTTGATACTGCCGAGTTGGCAAAATCCATGTGTGCGCTTGATTTAGCCCCATCAAAAATAGACATAGGGAAGCTTGCCGCTGAATGGATGGAGGAAAAAAATAATTATGCATCTAAAAAAGAGTTTTTAGAAAATAAATTGAAAAATTTTATCGGGAACGTTGATTTTAAGCTTACTCCCAAAGACGTTGTTTTGTTTGGCTTTGGAAGAATTGGGCGTATTTGCGCTCGTGAACTGATAAAACAAGCAGGAAAAGGCCAGCAATTAAGATTGAGAGCCATTGTTACCCGCGGCAACTCTGATGAAGAAATTTGCAAACGTGCTGCTTTGTTAAGAATGGATTCGGTACACGGACCATTCAAAGGACAGGTGGACATTGATCTTGAGAATAAATGCCTGATTATTAACGGGCAAATTGTACATATGATTGCTGCCAACAATCCTGAAGATATCAATTATGAAGATTATGGCATTCATGATGCTTTGTTAATTGACAATACGGGAGTATTCAAGGATCGCAATGCACTTTCACGTCACTTACAAGCCAAAGGAATAGAAAAGGTTATATTAACTGCTCCGGGTAAAGAAGTACCCAATATTGTATACGGTGTAAACCACAAATCATTGGATATTGAAAAAGAAAAAATTTTTTCTGCTGCTTCATGTACAACCAATGCCATTGTTCCGGTATTAAAAGTAATCAACGATTTCTTCGGAATTGAAAAAGGACATATAGAAACCGTACATGCCTATACCAACGATCAAAATCTTTTGGACAATTACCACAAAAAAACGCGTCGTGGCCGGTCGGCAGCCATCAATATGGTAATAACCGAGACCGGTGCCGGTAAAGCCGTAACGAAAGCCATTCCGGAATTAGAAGGCAAACTAACAGCCAATGCCGTCAGAGTGCCTGTACCCAATGGTTCTTTGGCTATTCTAAGCTTAACACTCAACCGGACCACCAACAAAGAGGAAATCAATGGAGTGTTGAGAAAAGCTTCTTTGGAAGGAGAATTGGTTAACCAGATTTTCTATAGTTACGAAGAAGAACTTGTTTCTTCCGATATTATTGGCAATCCATGCAGCAGTGTATTCGACAGCCCGGCTACCATTGTGCATCCCGACGGAAAAAATGTAGTTCTATATGTCTGGTATGATAACGAATATGGTTATACCAAACAAGTGATCCGTTTAGCCAAACATGTTGCCAAAGTAAGACGACTGATTTATTACTAA
- a CDS encoding 6-carboxy-5,6,7,8-tetrahydropterin synthase, which produces MELFIETSFDAAHFLPYVQENHKCRRLHGHTYILTVYVEGPLDDRMGWVIDFAELKEKVKSVVKRLDHYLLNDIPGLENPTAEKLSVWIWEQLKPEVPMLKKIILKETPTSGVVYTGR; this is translated from the coding sequence ATGGAATTGTTTATAGAAACTTCTTTCGATGCGGCTCATTTTCTTCCTTATGTACAAGAAAACCACAAATGTCGGAGATTGCACGGACATACTTATATTTTGACCGTGTATGTCGAGGGACCATTGGATGATCGCATGGGATGGGTGATAGATTTTGCCGAACTGAAAGAAAAGGTAAAAAGTGTCGTGAAGCGTTTGGACCATTATTTATTAAATGACATACCAGGTCTTGAAAATCCCACAGCAGAAAAGCTGTCGGTGTGGATATGGGAACAATTAAAACCCGAAGTGCCAATGTTAAAAAAAATCATTTTAAAAGAAACTCCAACCTCCGGGGTTGTATATACAGGTAGGTAA